The Spinacia oleracea cultivar Varoflay chromosome 2, BTI_SOV_V1, whole genome shotgun sequence DNA segment TTCTTTTCATCCTAGCTCTTGGTAATAATTTGAGTATATATGTCTATTAATCTCTTCTTTTTTCTTGtggttttattatttaataaatgTTAATATTCATCCATTTCATTAATAAGTTCATTAACATGATAGTTTTGTATTTGAAACAGTGGCAATGCGAAATAGGGTCGGAAAAGCAAGATATAATTGTGTTCTTATTGGAGATAAATGTGGACCTGGTTTGAATTCTTGTTGTGCGCAACTTATATGTGGTCCAAAAAACATTTGTATGGAAGGTATGTGGCAAGACTTTAGAATTATTTCCTAAGGATATAAATGAATTATGTGATAAATTTTAGAACTCCTTAtcatttttacttttatttttaaacaGACCACATAAAATAAACTCTTTATATTCCTTAATATTCTAATACCTCTCTTTAAAGATGATCTTTAGAGTTGTTATTTGCATAAAtagtaaagaaaaaaaaagggagagagTGTAAAAAGTTGTGTGAATATAGTAAAATATGGGTGAAGTAGAAGATATGGGTAAAAATGTGgatgggtgtaagaaaaaaatgaataagtaaggagaaagtgagtgaaaaattgtaaatattatggGGCAAGAGGGGTAAGGTAGTAAAATTTTCAAGTAAAAAAATAGTATAAAATACAATGTAAAAAACATTATGAATGAAATACAATataaagtgtaaagatcattttgtaaCAAATATagtattaattttgtttttcataGTCTTCAATGCCCATATTCTACCGCTAATATCTTTACtaaagtattaattaataaaattatgaattgtttatttattatggaaAAGCATCATGTTACAAACTTAACAGGAGTCCACATGTCAATATTTTCTATATATAATCACAAAATACTATCATAGTTTGATTATTTTGACCACATGACCATTAACTGGGTAGAACAAATTAAGGAATATAAGGTCAATGAGAAGATCCTTATAATGAGAAAATCCTTACTATAAGAATAATGAGAAAGAATATGAACCTTTCAAGTGGATGGTAGGGATTAGACTAGATTTTCTcatttaaaattttgctcattataatttttttgtgcacattaaatttttttgctcatttttttctAATAATATTTTCTACATTCCTTAAATATCACACTATATATTAACACTAAGTTTTGGTCATCTTTGTGATTCACACCCAAGAAAAGTTGTAGTCGTGTGAGATATTGTTAGATTcttatcgatatatattttctaaatatcaattttttataatttttaattatacaTAATTCAACATTTTAAGAGACAGGGTATGTATTGGAGAGCGTAAAGTTTAGTCAACCATGGTGCATATTTAAGGAACAAAGAAagtagtagtaataataataataattattatcatTACTATTATGATTATAATTATACGTATAATAatcattattataattataattatatttgTAGTAACatataataagaaaaattattataataataaaaataattattataagaAGTAATAATTTTaactataataataataaatattataataatattaaaattaatagtatactaataataataataataatttattataactaTAAATAATAATTGTTACAAttgttattataattattaagtTTCAATCAGGTTTGatcagttccaataagttcagataatttcagacaagttccactaatctcagataagtttagataagttaaaGTCTTATAAGGTCAATAGAACACACCCTTAATGTCACTTTTgcaattggaaaaaaaatttgtACTCATTTGCCACTTGTCAAACACTCCTTACATTAAATTGGTTTCTAATGGGAGGCTACATCGTTGGTGGACAGCGGCACAATTACTCCATACCCGGGGTAAAATGGTATTTTCCCttcatgagttgaaaagtcaaacaaagtactaATTATCGGCAACAATGATAGTAAttagtacaacaatgacagtattttaatacaacaatgacagtatttatgcaaacgatgacaatacttatataacacttgtatacatacttttacccattcatctaatatgcaacacttttatccattcatttaagtggtccctttactttttctatttaattacacttgtatacataatttccttttttttggggtgattgtgacagtattttaatacaacaatgactaTATATATACAACAgtgacaatacttatattaccgttgacagtatataacaagttagcaacacttttacacatttatttaagGGTGGGCCatctttccatttttttttaggGTGGGTATGGGGTCCTTGTTTCGCTGTCCACCAGCGATGTAGACAACCTCCTATAAACACCAACTGTTAATAtggatctctctctctctaactattttatagttttttatttatttcattctCTCTCTTAAACACCAATTGTTGAATGTGTTAAACATTCTCTTAGTATGTGTTGCTATAGGAAGTCATAAGAACTTTTTATTACACAATTTTATGTAAGAACCAAaatatttcataaataaaaCATATTACAAAACTTATATGGGTTAAATTTTAGCCTCTATTACTTAGATCATTGGAACAAATTCTTTAGTGGGTGCAGTAGATAATTTAACAAATTATCTCCTTTACCATCAAGTTATATAATCATGTACAGACTAATAATTAAGAACTTGTGTATAATTAGGTTTGATGTGGTTTAACTTTGTCAAATTGCAACAACAAAAAGTTAGCAAAAGATTTTTTTATAATGTCTTATCTTATATTCAAATTGTTGTAAGTTTATGATAGGACATATGAGAATATCATGTCCCTTTAGAAGTTACTTGagtgattattttaattttttactaGGAAAACAtatctataatttttttttattttttttgacatagaaCATATCTACAATTAATGTATACGTAaattggagtatatattttgcaaaaaatcattcataattgtactctatatattatatatgattttatttatgaaatatactttgtgattcccatCAAATACATTTCAAAATTACAATTGAATCTAAACTTTGTTCGTAGACCCCTACCACAACTGCAAACTCACAGGGGAAAAGTGTGGTTTCATCTTTGGTAAGTGTTGTATAGGAGCAGGAAAATGTTCAGGCCGCGTTTTAAGAAGCAGATGTCACTAATTTTGATCATCACAACACTCACCTTATGTAAGTAATGCaaccattattttatttcatttgatTTTGTATGTATGTTTGTCTCAAAATACTGACTTTAAGGATGGTGATAACTATTGTTATTATTCAATATCTATACAAATATTTTACAACAAAAAGTTTCTTTTCCACCTATCATACTTTAgctttatttatgtttttattcatttcttaaggaaatttattttatcaaaactaactattgagcccgttcaaaaagaaaatgaaattcTATGTCTAGACTTTTAAATTCGCATTCTTCTTGTTTTGTATGTCATGAATGGAGAGGATAAATGGTAGACTGAGAGTTTTTCTAGAACGAGATCAAAATTTGTAGAACCCttagatgttttttttattcgttTATTTGGGTCATGTTGGTGATAGTGGCGGACCCAGGATTTTGGGCCAGGGGTGGCACAAAAGTAGACAAGTGCTTTGTAGTTATagaatatatactccgtacaaaaATAAATTGTTGTTGTAGGTTTTGGAATAGAGTAGAGTTACGAAAAAAAGGGTAACTTGTAGCTACAAGTCGAAGATATTTTTCAAGATGTTAATTTTGCATCAATATATAGATGGTAGATTGCGCAAAgttcaaattgattgagaattttttttataagtatCTCACtataagttaaaaaaaaaaaattataagaatCAAAACGACGTATTTTAGGGGATACTATTATCATAGAATAGTAATTGATTGATTCTATTATCATAGAATAGTAACTGAATATGAagatgagaaaaaaaaaatgctttAACTTGTGTAGAAATTTAAGaagaattgtttttttttttttggaaatacAAACAATGAATTTATTAGGAAAAACAATTAAAGTTTCCAtccaaaagaaaattaaaaaaacaaagagGCAGACAAATAATATGTGCGTGCAAatggaggagaaacaaaaatgagCCTTTAAGGGATTCGATTTGGTTTTTATAAATATCTCACTATAAGTTACAAAAATATAAGAATCAAAACGACATTCTTGAATCTTATTATCATAGAATAGTAATTGATTGGTTTTATTTTGTTCTGGTCGGAGTGAAACATTGTTTTTAAGTGTAGTACAACTGAATATAAAGGTAAGAAAAAATGCTTTAATTTGTGCAGAAATTTAAtaagattaaaaaaaacattgaaAATGCAAACAATGAATTTATTAGAAAAAGCGTTTAAAAGAATTCCATAAAAAAACGAttaaaagaggaaaaaaaagagagagaaaccaCCTTAAAGGGATTCGAACCTAGGTTCCTCAACCAAGTCACTCTTATATTAAACACTTTGCTGACCACTACAACAAGACCCATTTATGTGTCTTTTGCGTGAAGTTATTGTACATATACTTTAGTTTTTATTGCGTTTAATAAATTTCAGTTTTTTTTCGGGGATGGCACGTTCCCCCCCCACCCCCCAGCCCCAACGTGGGTCCGCCATTGCGATATGATATGCATCAATATCCAATCAATCAAGACTTCCTTGTTTAGGAATCGGAGTATTCCAACACCTTCGACATCAACGTTAATGGGTCTTTATAATATAGACATATCATTCAGTTGCTACGAATTCTTGATCCATGCAAAAGGCTCACCGGCTCACCAACATGACCTAAGTTAACCTGCAATTTGGGTTCACCAAGCCATATTGTATTCAATCTCGATGCCCacatcataaaccatgcatgtTGAAGTTGTCAAAACCTAGCTTAGGTAGCACATGTGATGCTTATTCTCGTAATCCTTTCTTTGAGTGCTCTCACTCAAGATCGAATTCCTCACAACATCACTCTTTAGCTTCTCCTTCCCCGAAGAGTTCGCTAATGGCGGCCATCATTGTTCCCATGTAGGCAATGAAGACACCAATATTAATGTCTAACCTTATCATCAAATTTAATATCCACCGAAAATAATTGACTCAGTAACAAATACAATTGAACATATTTACGTGTCCCGCGGTGGAGCAATCATCACCCATTCTCAAATCAAACAACTTGCACATCAAGATAACTTTGTTCACCGTTGAGGGCTTTTCGTACATGCTTGATAGGTTTTATCAAACCCGTCGTTGCCTCCTAATTCTTGACGTTGTAGGCAACATTTTTAGacaacatcaatttcaacgctcCTAGTACTATCCTATCCAAGAACTTTCATTATCCCTTCGACATGCTTGCCGGTTTCTCTTCCGCTAGACGTTAATAACAATCATTGGGATACAAATATTCCTCTATTTGCATTTTCCAAAAGCCAAAATTTTTCTCGTCAAAACTCTCTATCCTTAATCTATCTTCCATTGTTAATTCCAAACAAATACTCAAACGCTTTTAAGTTTCAATAACacataattaaaatcctaagcAAATAACTcacaatttttaatatttttaacaccaaaaaatgtaaaCTTTAACaccaaagattcaagatttggACTTTCAACCACAACAACATGTTTTACCATCAAATCTAATTTAAATTCTCCCAAGGAATAAAACCAAGGCTCTTGATACAAGTTGTTGTGAATTAGAAGTGTTCAAACTAGCTAACTTGTAAAAACCGATAACAatattgaagaactaagcaagTAAACAAAGACAAGAAAGTTTATTGTGAAAGCCCCAATTAATCCACTAGAAATAATAAAGAAGATTTACAAAGAGATTATTAAGCTAAACAAGCTTTAAGtgaaaattaaaacaataaataaatgtAATGAAGCTACAGTTGGGATATAGCATTCATATTAGTGGTTGTATTCTGAGTAGCTGATGCATAACTAGTAGTTTGTGTTGCGTATTGAGTAGATGAGAATTCGCTGAAAAACATAGGACTATCAGTATTACCCCCAAACATTTGGATAGATCTGGGGATTGTAGGCATATCAAAATCTAAAAGTCCTTCAAGAACTTGCACAACCTGCCCCATTGATGGTCTCTGACTTTCTTCATCTTGGATACACCAGCATGCAAGTTTGCAAATTCTCATCACTTCTTCTTTTTCAGCTTCTCCTTCTAACCGAGGGTCTAGAATGCTTAAAACATCTTCTCCCTCAGTTATTTTGGTTAAAGCCCAAGTTGGGAAGAAGTCCAACCTCGCTTCGTTTGTTATATGAATGTTTCTTCTTCCTGAAACAATCTCAAACAGCATCATCCCATAGCTATAAACATCGGCTTTTGCTGTTATTGCGTCTCCTGATATCCATTCTGGTGCTAAATAACCCCTTGTACCTCTGATTGTTGTTAAAACACGACTGAATTCCCTTCCTACAAGCTTTGCTAACCCAAAATCTGCAACTTTTGGACAAAACTCAGCATCCAAAAGTATATTTTCTGGCTTAATATCACAATGTATGATACAATCCCTGCATTTTTCATGTAGATAAGCTAATCCCCTTGCTGTTCCTGTTGCTATTTGATGCCTCACAATCCAGCTTAAAATCTGTGTGTTTTCTCTTTTGAATAGATGAGTGTTTAGTGATCCATTTGGCATATATTCATAAACCAACAACCTCTCAGACCCTTCTGAACAAAACCCACGAAGACGAACAAGATTAACGTGCTGAATCATCCCAATTGTACTTACCTCTGCTCTGAATTGCTTCTCCCCTTGAGCGTGCTTCATTCTTTCCAGTTTCTTTGCAGCTATAACCGTTGAGTCTGGTAAAATTCCTTTGAAAACAGATCCAAAACCCCCTCCTCCAAGTTTCTGAGAGAAGTTTTTCGTGGCAGATTGCAGATCTCTATACGCAAATCGTGCCAATGAGTGCTGCATATTTTTTGCAGCTTTGAGAAACCGCCTTTTCTGTCtgtaataaataacaaaaacaagcCCAAAAACAGCTACTACTAACCCCATGCCTAAACCTACTGTAACACCAATGACTAATTTTACATTTCCACTACTTGTTTGGACATCTACATCTGATGCTGCAAGCCTAATATGAAGAGTTTTGCCACTATCGTCAGCTAGCTGTCTCATGTTCAAGAGGTCAACAAACCAAACAAAACAACCATTATCATCGAAAGCATATGCAGTGCAAGAGCAATTCCTTAAACATGCAGATTCACATTCTCCTACAGTAGTTGAAGTAGAGACAAAATGTGGATGTTCTGGTAATACTTTACTAGGACTTACTGAGAACTTATCTCCGTTTTTTCCGCCCTCACATATCAACTTGTTCTTCCTAGTACACCCACCAGAGTAATCATTCAAATTCCACTCCATTACTGAGTTTGGTACAAAACCTTGCAAACAATGACAATATGGAAGAGATGATTGATTACAAGTAGCAAAAGTACCACAATATGAATAAACTTCACACTGCTGTCCAGGCTGTGACCAAAATAAAACCCATTGTTTGGAACTTTCCAACCACGTTAGCTGCTTAAGCTGTCCTGAAACATCCATGACTAACCTTGTTACAATTGAAGGGTTATGAACAGAATAAGTGATATAACTCTCATTCTCATTATCAACATAACTAAAGCTATAAAGCTGAGTTTTCAGAAACCTTAGCTCTGGTATTAGGCTAAATATCTGTTGATCAGGAACCCATAGGCCACTACTCCAATATTGCTCGGTTTTGTTCCACAACATAATGAACTGACTAGCATTAAGATCACGCTCTATATTAAAAAGACCTGTTCCAGGATCTTGTAAATTCTTCCAAGAAGTAAgaatttgggttgaatttgtgACTTTGCTAAATCCTAATTTACCATCAGGCATAAGTGTATCGGTTGGATGCTCAAAACTCTGCCAAAGGGGAGAACTTGAACTAGACTTTTCCCTCAAAACAAGATTCCCATCATTTAGGAGGACAACTTCAACAGGTTCAGACCTATTGTAGTTCAAGTTTGTGGACCAAATTGGTGTTTTAGACACATTTGTAACAAGAACTAAATTACCATCACTCGATATTCTTAGCTTCGATACATACTTGTCAGAAACAGGCTTATCTCTATTAGCTATCCAAATTACAGCATTTCCAGGAATTTTCTTATACCATATGGCTATGTAGTAGTTGCTAGTGTTACCTGGTTTGTAGAAGCCTAGCTCAAACAGCCCTGTCGCAGAAACTATTGTTTGGTCTCCAGTGAGATATTCATTTGCAGCTACACTGTCAGCTCCAAAACATGAAGGAATTTGGAAACACAAAACAGAACACAAAACTGGCAATATGTTTTTGACATTCATGGCTATAAATGAGTGATGTTTATTTGGAGAGCTACTTTGTTAAAACTGCAAACTTCAATCACCAACTTAAATATAAGAAAGTAGCAAAAGCATGCTCAAGGGATCTTATATTATCTATGATATGAATATGACCTGAAAAGAGGTCCTGATGTTATATTGTCTAATAATGTACCTAATCTAACACTGATTTTGATTAGCCGACTTTTTCGACCACGTTAAGCTGTGATTTTTGCCTTGTCAAGTGTATTAACATATTTTATTAGTAACTTTTGACTTGGTTTACACAAATATTACCTAATCTTCCATAGATTGGATGCTAGTTTGACTACATGAAGATCTTGGTTGTACAAAAGTAGACCCCCGGGTAAACTaattttatcatattttaacATTTTTAAGAGAAAATGCCGCATGCATGTTCAGATGTGCTCAAGGAAACATTTAGCAAATTTGTCAACATTAAGTATTTACAGTCTCTAGACTCTAGGTGTTCTTAGTCCCTTTCCTGCTTACCTGATTATTATTGACTAAACTTAATTTTAGAggttataaatttttattactGATTCAAGTTACTTTAATGATTCAGCAGTATAcctgtgtgtttattttggaaTGCAAACTAGTGTATTTTGCTACATACTGTACATGTTTTTACCAATGAAAAtagatttattttaattaaaactgTGTAGAAGTTGATTTTGTTGGAAATGATACGTTGTAACCATGAAATTAACGATAATAATAAGGAAGAAACACAATACTCAGTAATTGATCTCAAAAGCTGTGACCAGTGGCGGATCCAGTATTTTACGGATGGTGTGTCACCATTGTCCACAAATTTATTACAGAGTACTAATTATTAACTAGTGCgtgaataaaaaatcaaaaaattatcCAAAAATTGACAAATATTCAAATTACAACCATAGTTATTCAAAATTTCCCAATTGCTCTATAGttttgaaaatataaataaGAAACTTAAGTCCTCCAACTATTCTCAAGATAAATATACAAATTAACATGTATAGAGtagcttttttttctttttgataaTATAAACGGAGTAGTTAACAATAAAACCATAAGATAATAACtggaattttataaaaattaaaaagttaactacTATGACAATAAAGTAAACTAATAAAGTAACAAAAGGGGAAGATAATTGGAGATTACAATATGGtgcaaagaaaagaaaaaaacgaAGCAAAATGGTAAGAAAGCATGTTCGAACCCGCAACTAGCTGTTCAAATAAATCACTCTTAGAGAAAATCTAAAACAACTGAAACACTCACCTATTTGTGTTACTCTTATTCACGGATATGTATTTATTTACTCTGCAAGGTTAActtaaaaaaacaatttttttttttaatggtgGGTCACGTGACCCACCATGACACAATGTAGTTCCGCCACTGGCTGTGACGGGTTTTACGCCTGCCTTAGAAGCTATTTCGCCAAGAAACAATAGCCGGTCCAATAGCTGCTTCAGCGGCTGCAATGGCTATAACAAAAATGGAGAAAATGTTTCCCTTTAATTGGCGACTatcaaaaaaatcagaaaatgttACAAAGTTTACCACCGGTACAAGGTTCTCAGTGACGATTGCTCCCCAAGGGTAGCACAACTACCTTCCAACTTTGTACCCCGATTGGAAGGCTGAAATTACTTGTTTAGAGTTTTTTTTTCTATGTGTCTCTAGGTTATTTTCTTGGAATAAATAAAAGAGTATTTATAGGGAATCTGGTATAAACCGCAACTCCCAATCAATACTCCAAAATCAGTACCCAAGACAAACATCGAAACGGGCCCACACACATTATCATGTTAAAGGGGTCCGTATTAATTGCATTACAAATACCAACAGATTTTGcacattaaaaaaatttattaaaatatattttatacaaatgatgattatcgTGGTATTCTCGTAGAAGTAAGATAATAAAAagatcggatttttcatgaaatacccttgaggtttgccttaatgcaccaaatacccctaaactttccagaatgcaccaaataaccccggaggtttagtataaatacacaaaatgACCAAAATGCCTATTTTCCGTTAACTCCGTTAACTTAtccgttaactttaacttttattttattttatttttattttttctctttccttttttatttcttaatttttttcatttgtttttttctctctctccccttccttcttccctgTCCTCCATGGAAGCACCATGGAAGCCCATATCACCACCATGTTCCAATGGGATTTCTCAATTGAGAACGAAAATCATCAAATTTGCATCTTAATCTAATTGTTTGttgggaaaagagagaaaatctttgttgttgtttgatggGTATGAAGATGGTGATTAAATTCCTGTGAAGTTGTGGAGGTGGAAGCAACTGGCTTCCATGGCAGGAAGAAGGAAGGGcccttctcttcctcaccaccaccactaaACACCGTCCCGCTAACcccttctcttcctcaccaccacccCACACCGCCACCGACACCAGCCCTgctcttcctcaccaccaccacacaCCGCCCCGCTAGCTAACCCCTTAtcttcctcaccaccacccCACACCGCCACCGACACCAACGccttctcttcctcaccaccgACACCATCCCGTCTCTTCCTCACCAACACCACACACCGCAACCAACACCACACACCGCCACCAACACCAGCGTGCTCCAGCGGACCAAAGGCATGCCCATATCGTCGCGAGAAACAAAGCAGCAGATCTGAGCCTCGGTTTTGGTCTTGTTCAATCGATTTGGGTGTGTGAGAGAAGGGAGAAAATGGGGTTTTGAGTGATGGGTTTGAAGAAGGGATTGGAGAGAAAGAAG contains these protein-coding regions:
- the LOC130467999 gene encoding uncharacterized protein — translated: MDRNFAFYKSRKNVITILFILALVAMRNRVGKARYNCVLIGDKCGPGLNSCCAQLICGPKNICMEDPYHNCKLTGEKCGFIFGKCCIGAGKCSGRVLRSRCH
- the LOC110776671 gene encoding G-type lectin S-receptor-like serine/threonine-protein kinase At2g19130 isoform X2, whose amino-acid sequence is MNVKNILPVLCSVLCFQIPSCFGADSVAANEYLTGDQTIVSATGLFELGFYKPGQLKQLTWLESSKQWVLFWSQPGQQCEVYSYCGTFATCNQSSLPYCHCLQGFVPNSVMEWNLNDYSGGCTRKNKLICEGGKNGDKFSVSPSKVLPEHPHFVSTSTTVGECESACLRNCSCTAYAFDDNGCFVWFVDLLNMRQLADDSGKTLHIRLAASDVDVQTSSGNVKLVIGVTVGLGMGLVVAVFGLVFVIYYRQKRRFLKAAKNMQHSLARFAYRDLQSATKNFSQKLGGGGFGSVFKGILPDSTVIAAKKLERMKHAQGEKQFRAEVSTIGMIQHVNLVRLRGFCSEGSERLLVYEYMPNGSLNTHLFKRENTQILSWIVRHQIATGTARGLAYLHEKCRDCIIHCDIKPENILLDAEFCPKVADFGLAKLVGREFSRVLTTIRGTRGYLAPEWISGDAITAKADVYSYGMMLFEIVSGRRNIHITNEARLDFFPTWALTKITEGEDVLSILDPRLEGEAEKEEVMRICKLACWCIQDEESQRPSMGQVVQVLEGLLDFDMPTIPRSIQMFGGNTDSPMFFSEFSSTQYATQTTSYASATQNTTTNMNAISQL
- the LOC110776671 gene encoding G-type lectin S-receptor-like serine/threonine-protein kinase At2g19130 isoform X1 codes for the protein MNVKNILPVLCSVLCFQIPSCFGADSVAANEYLTGDQTIVSATGLFELGFYKPGNTSNYYIAIWYKKIPGNAVIWIANRDKPVSDKYVSKLRISSDGNLVLVTNVSKTPIWSTNLNYNRSEPVEVVLLNDGNLVLREKSSSSSPLWQSFEHPTDTLMPDGKLGFSKVTNSTQILTSWKNLQDPGTGLFNIERDLNASQFIMLWNKTEQYWSSGLWVPDQQIFSLIPELRFLKTQLYSFSYVDNENESYITYSVHNPSIVTRLVMDVSGQLKQLTWLESSKQWVLFWSQPGQQCEVYSYCGTFATCNQSSLPYCHCLQGFVPNSVMEWNLNDYSGGCTRKNKLICEGGKNGDKFSVSPSKVLPEHPHFVSTSTTVGECESACLRNCSCTAYAFDDNGCFVWFVDLLNMRQLADDSGKTLHIRLAASDVDVQTSSGNVKLVIGVTVGLGMGLVVAVFGLVFVIYYRQKRRFLKAAKNMQHSLARFAYRDLQSATKNFSQKLGGGGFGSVFKGILPDSTVIAAKKLERMKHAQGEKQFRAEVSTIGMIQHVNLVRLRGFCSEGSERLLVYEYMPNGSLNTHLFKRENTQILSWIVRHQIATGTARGLAYLHEKCRDCIIHCDIKPENILLDAEFCPKVADFGLAKLVGREFSRVLTTIRGTRGYLAPEWISGDAITAKADVYSYGMMLFEIVSGRRNIHITNEARLDFFPTWALTKITEGEDVLSILDPRLEGEAEKEEVMRICKLACWCIQDEESQRPSMGQVVQVLEGLLDFDMPTIPRSIQMFGGNTDSPMFFSEFSSTQYATQTTSYASATQNTTTNMNAISQL